In Thiospirochaeta perfilievii, a single window of DNA contains:
- a CDS encoding EAL domain-containing protein encodes MIEEEMKSVKGVKHIRNVLLVCSLSLIYYTLSNLIIGDIITGFICCLSLILVSIDTRYIIKRNRIYHKLILSVFGYISLCLLLMFIRDDANKIGRMWALLIPLFVFYTQTVKKSIIILSLYLTALLIKTIIDINLDIVFVRLNIEQLTVFIIISISTWVYAMAVNRFRESLNYQLYYNKFVKLPNRVSMLRDIKESNIYGLILINMDGFKKINSLYGTDIGDKLIYKISRRIHSLCLNLENYKLYKLHADEFCLLINKDISQNFVVDFSHGLINKINNKIDIDQLEIYPTFSIGISHGFNVSLENADMALKQAKELNKDVVLYSDVNPLVNSYIYNQTAAIKIKKGVENSAIFPEFQPIISLKDDSIYKYEALVRLKNRGSICYPNEFLGISKEIKQYKNITFLMIEATFEYFKDKKSNFSINLDNDDLTDIETTDYIIFMLKKYNIAQFVTFEILETKEVEDMSIVVNFINVVKSYGCKIAIDDFGSGYSNFAYLLELKADYLKIDASLIKSLDSDKKSYIITKGIISLAKDMGIKTIAEYVHNNEISNIVKELGVDFAQGFLYGKPKPYIL; translated from the coding sequence ATGATTGAAGAAGAGATGAAGTCTGTAAAAGGAGTAAAACATATAAGAAATGTACTTCTTGTTTGCAGTCTTAGCTTAATATATTATACCTTATCAAATTTAATTATAGGTGATATTATAACTGGTTTTATATGTTGTCTTAGCCTAATTCTTGTATCTATTGATACTAGATATATAATAAAGAGAAACCGTATATATCATAAATTAATTTTATCTGTATTTGGATATATATCCCTCTGTCTTTTGTTGATGTTTATTAGGGATGATGCTAATAAGATTGGTAGGATGTGGGCTCTTTTAATTCCACTATTTGTTTTTTATACTCAAACTGTAAAAAAAAGTATAATAATTTTATCACTATATTTAACAGCGCTTTTAATTAAAACTATTATTGATATTAATCTTGATATAGTTTTTGTAAGACTAAACATTGAACAGTTAACAGTATTTATTATTATATCAATATCTACTTGGGTCTACGCAATGGCTGTTAACCGATTTAGAGAGAGTCTAAACTATCAGTTATACTATAATAAGTTTGTCAAATTACCAAATAGAGTCTCTATGTTAAGGGATATAAAAGAGTCAAATATTTATGGATTAATACTTATTAATATGGATGGGTTTAAAAAAATAAATAGCCTATATGGAACAGATATTGGAGATAAATTAATTTATAAAATAAGTAGAAGGATACATTCTCTGTGTTTAAATTTAGAAAACTATAAGTTGTATAAATTACATGCGGATGAGTTCTGTTTATTAATCAATAAAGATATATCCCAAAACTTTGTTGTTGATTTTTCCCATGGGTTAATTAATAAAATTAATAATAAAATTGATATTGATCAATTAGAGATATATCCAACTTTTAGCATCGGTATAAGCCATGGATTCAACGTATCATTAGAGAATGCAGACATGGCTCTAAAGCAGGCTAAGGAGTTAAATAAAGATGTAGTCCTATATAGTGATGTTAACCCCTTAGTTAATAGTTATATATATAATCAGACTGCTGCAATTAAAATTAAGAAGGGTGTAGAAAACAGTGCAATATTTCCAGAGTTCCAACCTATAATATCCTTAAAGGATGACTCAATATATAAATACGAGGCTTTAGTAAGATTAAAAAACAGGGGTTCAATCTGTTATCCAAATGAGTTCTTAGGAATATCCAAGGAGATAAAGCAGTATAAAAATATTACATTTTTAATGATAGAGGCTACATTTGAATACTTTAAAGATAAAAAAAGTAACTTTTCTATTAATTTAGATAATGATGACTTAACAGATATAGAGACTACAGATTACATAATATTTATGCTTAAAAAATATAACATCGCCCAGTTTGTGACCTTTGAAATTTTAGAGACAAAAGAAGTGGAGGATATGTCGATTGTTGTTAATTTTATCAATGTGGTCAAATCCTATGGCTGTAAAATCGCCATAGACGATTTTGGATCAGGTTACTCAAACTTTGCTTATCTTTTGGAACTTAAGGCAGACTATTTAAAAATTGATGCATCTCTAATAAAGAGTCTAGATAGTGATAAAAAGTCCTACATAATAACAAAGGGTATCATCTCTTTGGCAAAAGATATGGGTATTAAGACTATAGCAGAATATGTCCACAACAATGAAATATCTAATATTGTTAAAGAACTAGGAGTGGATTTTGCTCAAGGATTTCTTTACGGAAAACCAAAACCATATATTTTGTAG
- a CDS encoding LuxR C-terminal-related transcriptional regulator: MDCIKIGFYSEHNLIQEGISTLLESIQDFHVLIKYNNMDKLIEDTDLKQIHILLLHLQVLDKTVMNVISRLSNKYPKLQLLILSAEKDEGNILNTIKAGAKGFLAKDSKRKDLLEAIYTLRSGHDYYSKSITQLLLNKYITNIKSDESCTENQGIKCLSSRELEVLKLWGNSYTNSEISEELFISVRTVESHKNHIMQKLNMKTSVDLVKFAIRNNIVDY, translated from the coding sequence ATGGATTGTATAAAAATAGGATTTTATAGTGAACACAATCTGATACAAGAGGGTATTTCTACCCTACTTGAATCAATTCAAGACTTTCATGTTTTAATAAAATATAACAATATGGATAAGTTAATCGAGGACACAGATCTAAAACAGATACACATTCTTCTACTACACCTGCAGGTATTAGATAAGACGGTTATGAATGTTATTAGCCGGCTAAGTAATAAATATCCTAAGTTACAACTTCTTATTCTCTCTGCAGAAAAAGATGAAGGAAATATTCTAAATACAATAAAAGCTGGAGCTAAAGGCTTTTTAGCTAAAGATAGTAAGAGAAAAGATCTTTTAGAAGCTATCTATACCCTAAGAAGTGGGCATGACTACTACAGTAAGTCCATAACTCAACTTCTACTTAATAAATATATTACAAATATAAAAAGTGATGAGAGTTGTACAGAAAACCAAGGAATAAAGTGTCTTAGCTCAAGGGAGCTTGAAGTCCTAAAACTATGGGGAAATAGTTATACCAATAGTGAAATCTCCGAGGAGCTTTTTATTAGTGTAAGAACAGTTGAATCCCATAAAAATCATATAATGCAAAAACTAAATATGAAAACATCCGTTGACCTTGTAAAGTTCGCAATTAGAAACAACATTGTAGACTACTAA
- a CDS encoding SpoIIE family protein phosphatase codes for MMIKKIFAVLLPTLLLSCTAKLDNLNTIDKNWEYKLGQEHEYYTSISETDFKPLANLDNLERLLPKQEGFIWIRNSFEIPKHLISKDISLLLGRITMADKTYLNGQFLGEGGNFPPQFFSNWNQFRYFPIPRTSILSNRKNVLLIKIYVAGEGSVTGDLILDQRDIVEKIYEKQELLNSNINIIISAILLVIAAYYFSIYFKRKSDKENLYFAVLSISTSIYLTNFFITKIPGFGDWELSYIFFQKIIFISVFISTYAFVGYIRTFLYIEKVKWQIILTKMVLFIPSIILLFPREYITLRTITNYLQLLIIIPLIQSIYYIFKSVLNKNSDTKILLLGISPFIFTVFFDLIVHQVLKFKVQKGDMLLLYSDCITEATNSSNLEYGVEGLIKSLETFKGNNPEKMIEHITSVFNKFIEDNPLKDDLTIIALGKI; via the coding sequence ATGATGATAAAAAAAATATTTGCAGTACTACTTCCAACTCTACTATTATCTTGTACAGCCAAGCTGGATAACCTAAATACAATAGATAAGAACTGGGAATATAAGCTTGGACAAGAACATGAATATTATACAAGTATTAGTGAAACAGATTTTAAACCCTTAGCGAACTTAGACAACTTAGAGAGACTTCTTCCAAAACAAGAAGGTTTTATCTGGATAAGAAATAGTTTTGAGATTCCCAAACATCTTATATCCAAGGACATTTCCCTTCTTTTAGGAAGAATTACAATGGCGGATAAAACATATTTAAATGGTCAATTTCTTGGAGAGGGAGGTAATTTCCCTCCCCAGTTTTTTAGTAACTGGAATCAGTTTAGATACTTTCCCATACCAAGAACTTCAATACTATCTAACAGAAAGAATGTTCTTCTAATAAAGATCTATGTAGCGGGAGAGGGTTCTGTTACAGGGGATTTGATTTTAGATCAAAGGGATATAGTAGAAAAAATATATGAAAAGCAGGAGTTATTAAACTCTAATATAAACATAATAATATCCGCTATCCTTTTGGTAATTGCGGCCTACTACTTCTCAATATACTTTAAAAGAAAATCTGATAAAGAGAACTTATATTTTGCAGTCTTATCAATTAGTACATCTATATACTTAACTAACTTTTTTATTACAAAAATTCCAGGTTTTGGTGATTGGGAACTATCCTATATATTTTTCCAAAAAATTATTTTTATCTCCGTTTTTATTAGTACCTACGCCTTTGTAGGTTACATTAGAACATTTTTATATATAGAAAAAGTGAAGTGGCAGATAATTCTTACAAAGATGGTACTATTTATACCATCAATTATACTTCTCTTCCCAAGGGAGTATATAACATTAAGGACAATTACAAACTATCTACAGCTTTTAATAATTATTCCACTGATACAATCAATTTACTACATTTTTAAATCAGTGCTAAATAAAAACAGTGATACAAAGATACTATTATTAGGAATATCTCCTTTTATTTTTACAGTCTTCTTTGACCTAATAGTACACCAAGTACTTAAATTTAAAGTGCAAAAGGGGGATATGTTACTCCTATATTCCGACTGTATTACAGAAGCTACTAACAGTTCAAACCTGGAATATGGAGTGGAAGGTTTAATAAAGAGTCTTGAAACTTTTAAAGGGAATAATCCTGAAAAAATGATAGAACACATTACAAGTGTTTTTAATAAATTTATAGAGGATAACCCACTTAAAGATGATCTTACAATAATAGCTTTAGGTAAAATATAA
- a CDS encoding EFR1 family ferrodoxin (N-terminal region resembles flavodoxins. C-terminal ferrodoxin region binds two 4Fe-4S clusters.), with protein sequence MNTINQIFFSPTETTKKIVNKIGNGIGFSQQFETDITLYKNNYNFKESDLVIIGAPVYAGRIPEVVIERISDLKGSNSLAVVVVVYGNREFDDALLELRDLATDKGFNVISAAAFIGEHSFSDSIYPIAADRPNEKDLELAFEYGEKIKSLINSGDIKNNISVDGNRPYKERKQAAAFSPITYKDRCSLCMKCVDLCPTNAIDKNNPLITEAQLCIKCAACVKTCPSNARVFENEYIKSVAKRLNSLCNIPKNPSIFI encoded by the coding sequence ATGAATACAATAAACCAAATTTTTTTTTCACCAACAGAAACGACAAAAAAAATTGTAAATAAAATTGGAAATGGTATAGGGTTTAGCCAACAGTTTGAGACAGATATTACCCTATATAAGAATAATTATAATTTTAAAGAGTCTGACTTAGTTATTATTGGAGCCCCAGTTTATGCAGGAAGGATTCCAGAAGTTGTAATAGAAAGAATATCAGACTTAAAAGGATCAAACTCTTTAGCTGTCGTGGTAGTTGTATACGGGAATCGAGAATTTGATGATGCCTTATTAGAACTAAGGGATTTAGCCACAGATAAGGGTTTTAATGTTATATCTGCTGCTGCATTCATTGGAGAACACTCCTTCTCCGACTCTATTTACCCTATAGCAGCAGATAGACCTAATGAAAAAGATCTTGAATTAGCTTTTGAATATGGGGAAAAAATTAAAAGTCTTATTAATAGTGGTGATATAAAAAATAACATTTCGGTAGATGGGAATAGACCATATAAAGAGAGAAAACAAGCAGCAGCTTTTAGCCCTATTACTTATAAAGATAGATGTTCTTTATGTATGAAGTGTGTTGATCTATGTCCTACAAATGCTATTGATAAAAACAACCCTTTGATAACCGAGGCACAGTTGTGTATTAAGTGTGCAGCATGTGTAAAAACTTGTCCCTCAAATGCCAGGGTATTTGAAAACGAATATATAAAGAGTGTTGCAAAACGATTAAATTCACTTTGTAATATTCCTAAAAATCCTTCGATCTTTATTTAA
- the gdhA gene encoding NADP-specific glutamate dehydrogenase translates to MANISNVKVDEFMAKVIAKNQGETEFHQAVQEVVESLMPFLDENPEYKFSKILERMIEPERVIMFRVPWVDDKGEIQVNRGYRIEMNSAIGPYKGGLRLHPTVNLGILKFLAFEQVFKNSLTTLPLGGGKGGSDFDPKGKSDNEVMRFCQSFMTELQRHIGPNTDVPAGDIGVGGREIGYLFGQYKRIRNEFTGVLTGKGLEWGGSLIRPEATGYGAVYFAEQMLITKSESMKGKTVAISGSGNVAQYAVEKIIELGGKVVTLSDSSGYIYDPKGIDSEKLAFVLELKNSRRGRISEYAEKFGVEYFEGKRPWEVKCDLALPCATQNEINTDDAKLLIKNGCYLVCEGANMPSTPEAVDIFIESKILFGPGKAANAGGVAVSGLEMSQNSMRLAWTREEVDARLKQIMSDIHETCVKHGKDDAGFVNYVKGANIGGFLKVANAMMSQGYV, encoded by the coding sequence ATGGCTAATATTTCAAATGTGAAAGTTGACGAGTTTATGGCAAAGGTTATTGCAAAAAACCAAGGGGAAACTGAGTTTCACCAGGCAGTTCAAGAGGTTGTTGAGTCCCTAATGCCTTTTCTAGATGAAAATCCTGAATATAAATTTTCAAAGATTTTAGAACGAATGATAGAACCTGAGAGAGTTATTATGTTTAGGGTTCCATGGGTTGATGATAAGGGAGAAATTCAGGTAAACCGTGGTTATAGAATTGAAATGAACAGTGCAATAGGTCCATATAAGGGGGGGCTTAGACTACACCCCACTGTTAACCTAGGTATTTTGAAGTTTTTAGCCTTTGAACAGGTATTTAAAAATAGTTTAACTACACTACCTCTAGGTGGTGGTAAAGGTGGATCTGACTTTGACCCTAAAGGGAAATCAGACAATGAAGTAATGCGATTTTGCCAATCTTTTATGACTGAACTTCAAAGACATATTGGACCAAATACCGATGTTCCAGCTGGTGATATTGGTGTTGGAGGCCGTGAAATAGGTTATCTTTTTGGACAATATAAGAGAATAAGAAATGAGTTTACAGGAGTTCTTACAGGTAAGGGACTTGAGTGGGGAGGTTCTCTAATTAGACCAGAGGCAACTGGATACGGTGCTGTATATTTTGCAGAACAGATGCTTATTACTAAATCAGAGAGTATGAAGGGTAAAACTGTTGCAATCTCTGGTTCAGGAAATGTTGCCCAGTACGCTGTTGAAAAAATAATTGAATTAGGTGGAAAAGTTGTAACACTATCAGACTCTAGTGGATATATTTATGATCCAAAGGGTATAGATAGTGAAAAATTAGCCTTTGTTCTTGAACTTAAAAACTCAAGAAGAGGTAGAATTTCAGAGTATGCTGAAAAATTTGGTGTTGAGTATTTTGAAGGGAAACGACCATGGGAAGTTAAGTGTGACCTTGCTCTTCCATGTGCTACACAAAATGAGATCAATACTGATGATGCTAAACTACTAATTAAAAATGGTTGTTATCTAGTGTGTGAAGGTGCAAATATGCCTTCAACTCCAGAAGCAGTCGATATTTTTATAGAGTCTAAGATTCTATTTGGACCAGGAAAAGCTGCTAATGCCGGGGGTGTTGCAGTATCTGGCCTTGAGATGAGCCAAAACTCAATGCGTTTAGCATGGACCAGGGAAGAAGTTGATGCACGTCTTAAACAGATAATGAGTGATATACACGAAACTTGTGTTAAACATGGTAAAGATGACGCTGGTTTTGTAAACTATGTAAAAGGGGCTAACATTGGTGGTTTCCTTAAAGTTGCCAACGCTATGATGTCTCAAGGTTACGTTTAA
- a CDS encoding hemolysin family protein — MSVTVRLLYIWGLIVISSFFSMAEISLAGARKIKLQLMAESGDKKARKVLDLQDSPGNFFTSVQIGMNIVALLAGIIGDGIFSPYLKNYIDNETIIFLISFIFVTGVFIEFADLIPKRIAMIYPEKVALLLVNKMVFVNKVLYPVILIFNSLANLVFKIFKLSYSREDNITYDDIIAIVNAGAQAGTVKTQEQSFIQNVFELEERWVSSAMTTRDEIVYFKLTDSEEDIKEKIEKDPHSRFLVCEDSIDSIYGYVDSKFLLSKFLKGEFSNLKNLKEITNRSLLIIPNTLSLSEMLDRFNATMENFAVILNEYGHVVGLITLQDVISTLMGDLDPLNQEEYIIKRDNNSWLIDGLTPIEDVKKALNIDNFTEEDTYETIAGFMFYMLKNIPKKGASVEYLNYSFEVVDVDNFKIDQLLVIKKDHLIV, encoded by the coding sequence GTGAGTGTAACTGTAAGATTATTATATATTTGGGGTTTAATTGTAATTAGTTCATTTTTTTCTATGGCGGAGATCTCCCTTGCTGGAGCAAGGAAGATTAAACTACAGTTGATGGCAGAAAGTGGTGATAAAAAAGCTAGAAAAGTTTTAGATCTACAGGATAGTCCTGGGAATTTTTTTACATCAGTGCAAATTGGAATGAATATTGTAGCCCTTCTTGCAGGTATTATTGGGGACGGCATCTTCTCTCCATACCTTAAAAATTATATAGATAATGAGACGATTATATTTTTAATCTCATTTATCTTTGTAACTGGTGTTTTTATTGAGTTTGCAGATTTAATTCCTAAAAGAATTGCCATGATATATCCTGAGAAAGTTGCTCTTCTACTTGTTAACAAGATGGTTTTTGTTAACAAAGTTTTATACCCTGTAATTCTAATTTTTAACAGTTTAGCAAATTTGGTTTTTAAAATCTTTAAACTATCCTACTCTAGGGAAGATAATATAACATACGATGATATAATCGCTATTGTAAATGCAGGTGCCCAAGCTGGAACTGTAAAGACCCAGGAGCAGTCATTTATACAAAATGTTTTTGAGTTAGAGGAGAGATGGGTCTCCTCAGCTATGACTACAAGGGATGAAATAGTATATTTTAAATTAACTGATAGTGAAGAGGATATAAAGGAAAAAATTGAAAAAGATCCCCACTCAAGGTTTCTTGTATGTGAAGATAGTATAGATTCTATCTATGGTTATGTTGATTCTAAATTTCTATTATCAAAGTTTTTAAAGGGAGAGTTTTCTAACCTCAAAAACCTTAAAGAGATTACTAACAGAAGTCTTTTAATAATTCCAAATACCCTCTCCCTGTCTGAAATGCTTGATAGGTTTAATGCTACAATGGAAAATTTCGCTGTAATATTAAATGAATATGGCCATGTTGTTGGACTAATAACCCTTCAGGATGTGATCTCAACACTTATGGGTGATCTTGATCCGTTAAACCAGGAAGAGTATATAATTAAAAGGGATAATAACTCCTGGTTAATCGATGGATTAACTCCTATTGAAGATGTAAAAAAAGCACTAAATATCGACAATTTTACAGAGGAAGATACCTATGAAACTATAGCGGGTTTTATGTTTTATATGTTAAAAAATATACCTAAAAAGGGCGCTTCTGTAGAGTATCTAAACTACAGTTTTGAAGTAGTAGATGTAGATAACTTTAAAATTGACCAACTTTTAGTTATTAAAAAGGACCACCTGATAGTTTAG
- a CDS encoding acyl-CoA thioesterase, translated as MDNYNLVRPEHLNHHGTLFGGQLLSWVDECAWMAATRDFPKYSFVTRAMDKIEFKHAVQNGSILKFHSKKFRVGSSSVTYLVEVYEDNRSLNKEILAFSTTVTFVSVDVDGSKIAIEF; from the coding sequence ATGGATAATTATAATTTAGTTAGACCAGAGCATTTAAATCATCATGGAACACTTTTTGGAGGGCAGTTACTTTCATGGGTAGATGAGTGTGCTTGGATGGCAGCAACTAGGGACTTTCCTAAGTACTCCTTTGTTACAAGGGCCATGGATAAAATTGAGTTTAAACACGCTGTTCAAAATGGTTCCATTTTAAAGTTTCACTCTAAGAAATTTAGGGTAGGGAGTTCATCGGTTACATATCTAGTGGAAGTTTATGAAGATAATAGGAGTTTAAATAAGGAGATTTTAGCTTTCTCTACAACAGTTACATTTGTCTCAGTAGATGTTGATGGTAGTAAAATTGCCATTGAATTTTAA
- a CDS encoding putative bifunctional diguanylate cyclase/phosphodiesterase, with the protein MIVSGGGRFGLSSLYFIAAFSIFFLILDYTTGVILPIYYLIAMTLRLKFGSFTPESIFFNPTLRSRFSIVLILGTVFGILGSITINILIKHLSNLAFNDSKTGLPNSQKFKETFNDIINHCNLGVDQCVLVGIRIINLERIYANLGLYMGDKILLEIVKRLKFEQFKLLARWNESIFMGVFPASDILELEEKTKDLHKKLELNYEVEGISRSVQFILALSRYPNDGLSSDSIIKNVITLLVSKNKNHGDIIYFDEHKMQKEQYRFSLNDALITSNFDKDFSLVYQPKIRMSDRKCIGAEVLLRWRHTDLGLVSPEEFIPIAEEGGKIKRITRWVIETTFDNIHNNIVELNKYKIPISFAINLSVLDLKDPNTIPYINKMVRKYNINPKQIEFEVTESIQADQDPSIQNSLKTFHNMGFKIAIDDFGTGYSSLSYLHNLHVNNLKIDKSFVELINTGDKSVNYPVVDTIISLAQSMHLEVIAEGIETEEQFNYLKRRGCTTGQGWLFSKGIPLREFLTKLSGGPF; encoded by the coding sequence GTGATAGTAAGTGGTGGTGGAAGATTTGGTCTATCTTCCCTATATTTTATCGCCGCATTTAGTATTTTTTTCCTAATCTTAGACTACACAACAGGAGTAATTCTTCCAATATATTACTTAATTGCGATGACACTAAGATTGAAATTTGGTAGTTTTACACCTGAATCAATTTTCTTCAATCCTACGTTAAGAAGTAGATTTTCAATTGTACTTATTCTAGGAACAGTTTTTGGGATACTAGGCAGTATTACTATAAATATACTAATAAAACATCTAAGTAATTTGGCTTTCAATGATAGTAAAACAGGACTTCCTAACTCACAAAAGTTTAAAGAGACATTCAATGACATAATAAACCACTGTAATTTAGGAGTAGATCAATGTGTACTGGTTGGAATACGAATAATAAACCTTGAACGTATATATGCAAACCTAGGTCTCTATATGGGGGATAAAATACTCTTAGAGATTGTAAAAAGATTAAAATTTGAACAATTTAAACTTTTGGCTCGATGGAATGAGTCTATTTTTATGGGAGTATTTCCAGCTTCAGACATTTTGGAACTTGAGGAAAAAACTAAGGATCTGCATAAAAAACTAGAATTAAATTACGAAGTGGAGGGAATATCTAGATCTGTACAATTTATTTTAGCCTTATCAAGATATCCAAATGATGGATTAAGCTCTGACAGTATAATAAAAAATGTTATAACTCTGCTTGTTTCTAAAAATAAAAACCATGGAGACATAATCTACTTTGATGAACATAAAATGCAAAAAGAACAGTACCGATTCTCATTAAATGATGCATTAATAACTAGTAATTTTGATAAGGATTTTAGTTTAGTTTATCAGCCTAAAATAAGAATGAGTGATAGGAAATGCATAGGAGCAGAAGTTCTTTTAAGATGGAGACATACTGATCTAGGGCTTGTGTCTCCTGAAGAATTTATTCCAATAGCAGAAGAAGGAGGTAAAATAAAAAGAATAACAAGGTGGGTTATAGAAACTACATTTGATAATATACATAATAATATTGTTGAACTAAATAAATATAAAATTCCTATAAGCTTTGCTATAAATTTATCTGTTTTAGATTTAAAAGACCCAAATACAATCCCATATATAAACAAAATGGTTAGAAAATATAATATAAACCCTAAACAAATAGAGTTTGAAGTTACTGAGAGTATACAGGCAGACCAAGACCCCTCTATACAAAACTCTTTAAAAACCTTTCACAATATGGGGTTTAAAATTGCAATCGATGATTTTGGTACTGGGTATTCAAGCTTAAGTTATCTACATAATCTACATGTTAACAACTTAAAAATTGATAAAAGTTTTGTAGAACTAATAAATACAGGGGATAAGAGTGTTAATTATCCTGTAGTAGATACTATTATTTCCCTAGCTCAATCTATGCATTTAGAAGTTATAGCAGAAGGGATTGAGACAGAGGAACAGTTTAACTATTTAAAGAGACGTGGATGCACTACTGGTCAGGGATGGTTATTTAGTAAGGGGATACCACTTAGGGAGTTTCTGACTAAACTATCAGGTGGTCCTTTTTAA